The Malus domestica chromosome 10, GDT2T_hap1 genome contains a region encoding:
- the LOC103417773 gene encoding uncharacterized protein — MVIGTRSKNQVLIPYDLEPERTARKLAREKYLAQDSNLGDTFLKDLFRDPESSTYIFQPLAPVAHMALALPAAGQPLRNSLAARINAVPRCIIYPDVEDGTTFEIKPHILNILPSFHGLPNSDPNMHLADFIEACDNTIIRSFSSEAIKLRLFPFSLKDKAKAWLHYLPANSITTWTELQEKFLNKFFPSSKTLALKKEILAFAQKPNESFHEAWERYNEMYTKCPHAGFDSNLQMNIFYDGLNATTKSQVNASAGGSLMSKSAREAFELFDMMASESQQWTEEQTQKRGVFEISQSSPNVSAQIAKMEKNFNAKFAALMQVSSMPNAQEACIICSETTHDITQCPNKDSYPELVQEHVNMVNNFIRPRSDPYSNTYNPGWKNHPNLSWGGNQQPRQYQQSYQSTSETKKPSLEDQMSQLAQHMSALSNSTNNFVQSTQTSIQNLTASVGNLETQVGQLATMFNEREKGKFPSQSEQNPRGMEHCKVIRTLKSGKSYDNREVVHREAEVEEEEFTESAPLAAKSRSEAISEAGIPDPSASDKVQSRRNSDSNKEKGIGSLFAPSDKPPYKPPLPFPQRQQQRSKDQQCIEFMKTLAKVQINLPLLDAIKQISSYAKFLKELCSKKKKFLEYEKVILTEQCSAVLLHKLPPKKKDPGSFTISCTIGSLDFHKVLIDLGASVNLMPYSVFQKLGEGELKPTSVSLQLADRSVTYPLGILEDVIIKVDKFYLPADFIVLDMEEDKEVPLILGRPFMATARTLIDVETGTLTLRVQGESVVFKLFEAVKRHFEPEECFRVDVLDGIVHANFASRSSNDELLTCLTNHDATLFMEENVVDVIAALDSAPIHNPRWRHVYESLGVPKQPLFPSSEQAPKLELKLLPSHLKYAHLGVNETLPVIIVADLNDTEEDKLLRVLRKYQDALGWTLADIKGISPALCMHRIFMEAGTKPTVETQRRLNPIMKEVVRVEVMKLLDAGIIYPISDSKWVSPTQVVPKKTGITVVKNDNNELVPTRMTTGWRMCVDYRKPNDSTRKDHFPLPFIDQMLERLAGHSFYCFLDGYSGYNQIPIAPEDQEKTMFTCPFGTFAYRRMPFGLCNALATFQRCMMSIFSGMVENIVEVFMDDFSAFGNSFDICLDNLSLVLERCRETNLVLNWEKCHFMVKHGIVLGHLISSKGIEVDKAKIEVIVKLPPPTSVKNVRSFLGHAGFYRRFIKDFSKISRPLCNLLAKDACFDFNADCHDAFNKLKNLLTSAPIITAPDWTLHFELMCDASDYAVGAVLGQRRDKLPHVIYYASRTLNDAQLNYATTEKELLAVVFALEKFRSYLVGAKVIVYSDHSALKYLLSKKEAKPRLLRWVLLLQEFDLEILDKKGRENVVADHLSRLVNASTDEADSLPLQESFPDEQLLAVTHQVPWYADIANYLASGEIPSEFSYQQRKKFLSTVKHYFWDEPYLFKHCQDQIIRRCVPLEEQESILKFAHHYACGGHFGPRRTAPRSYRVVSFGHLYSKMHTYAARLVISVKELEIFLKEMRCPNKVFW, encoded by the coding sequence ATGGTGATTGGAACAAGGTCCAAGAATCAAGTGCTTATTCCTTACGACCTTGAACCAGAGAGAACTGCAAGGAAGTTAGCTCGAGAAAAATATTTAGCACAAGATTCCAACCTTGGTGATACTTTTCTTAAGGATTTGTTCCGTGATCCTGAGAGCAGCACATATATTTTCCAACCTTTGGCACCAGTTGCACACATGGCCCTAGCCTTACCTGCAGCAGGTCAACCTTTAAGGAATTCATTGGCAGCGAGAATCAATGCAGTGCCAAGGTGCATTATATATCCAGATGTGGAAGATGGGACAACTTTTGAAATCAAACCTCACATCCTCAACATATTGCCATCCTTTCATGGGTTGCCAAACAGTGATCCCAATATGCATTTGGCTGATTTTATTGAGGCATGTGACAACACCATAATCAGAAGTTTCTCTTCTGAAGCTATCAAGTTACGCTTGTTCCCGTTTTCTTTGAAGGACAAAGCCAAGGCGTGGCTGCATTATCTGCCTGCCAATAGCATTACAACATGGACAGAATTGCAAGAAAAATTTCTCAAtaagttttttccttcttccaagACGCTTGCACTCAAGAAAGAGATATTGGCTTTCGCTCAAAAACCAAACGAGTCTTTCCATGAAGCTTGGGAACGGTATAATGAGATGTACACAAAATGTCCTCATGCTGGGTTTGAttctaaccttcaaatgaaCATATTTTATGATGGTCTCAATGCCACCACCAAGAGTCAAGTGAATGCATCTGCTGGAGGGTCGTTAATGTCAAAATCAGCAAGGGAAGCATTTGAGTTATTTGATATGATGGCTTCTGAATCCCAACAATGGACAGAagaacaaacacaaaagagGGGAGTTTTTGAGATTTCTCAGAGTTCTCCTAATGTTTCTGCTCAAATTGCTAAAATGGAAAAGAATTTTAATGCCAAGTTTGCTGCCTTAATGCAGGTCTCTTCCATGCCCAATGCCCAAGAAGCGTGCATCATTTGTAGTGAGACAACTCATGACATCACTCAATGCCCCAACAAGGATAGCTACCCTGAGCTTGTGCAAGAGCATGTGAATATGGTGAATAATTTCATTAGACCCAGAAGTGACCCTTATTCCAATACATATAATCCTGGGTGGAAGAACCATCCCAATCTCAGTTGGGGTGGCAACCAACAGCCACGTCAATACCAACAGTCTTACCAATcaactagtgagactaagaaaccATCTCTTGAAGACCAAATGTCACAGCTAGCTCAACATATGTCCGCTCTCTCTAATAGCACCAACAATTTTGTCCAATCAACACAAACTAGCATTCAGAATCTCACGGCATCAGTGGGGAATTTGGAGACTCAAGTTGGACAGCTTGCTACCATGTTTaatgaaagagagaaaggaaagttCCCGAGCCAATCTGAGCAAAATCCAAGAGGGATGGAGCATTGCAAAGTAATACGGACATTGAAAAGTGGCAAAAGCTATGACAACAGAGAAGTGGTGCACCGTGAAGccgaagtggaagaagaagagtttACTGAAAGTGCACCATTAGCTGCAAAGTCTCGGTCAGAGGCAATTTCTGAAGCAGGTATTCCAGATCCTAGTGCAAGTGACAAAGTGCAATCTCGACGCAACTCTGATTCAAACAAGGAAAAAGGCATTGGTAGTTTATTTGCACCTTCTGACAAGCCACCATACAAGCCACCTTTGCCATTTCCACAAAGGCAGCAACAACGTTCCAAGGATCAACAATGCATTGAATTCATGAAGACGTTGGCTAAGGTTCAAATTAATCTGCCTCTATTAGATGCTATTAAACAGATCTCATCATATGCCAAATTTCTGAAGGAGCTATgttctaaaaagaaaaagttcttGGAATATGAGAAGGTGATATTAACTGAGCAATGCAGTGCTGTCCTCTTACATAAGCTACCACCCAAGAAgaaagatccggggagtttcACTATCTCTTGTACTATTGGTAGTCTTGATTTTCATAAAGTATTGATTGATTTAGGAGCAAGTGTTAACCTTATGCCTTATTCTGTTTTTCAAAAATTAGGTGAAGGAGAACTCAAGCCCACATCTGTGAGTCTTCAATTGGCAGATAGGTCTGTGACCTATCCTTTGGGTATTCTGGAAGATGTGATTATTAAAGTGGATAAATTCTATCTTCCAGCTGATTTCATTGTACTTGACATGGAGGAAGACAAGGAAGTGCCTCTCATTTTAGGCAGACCGTTCATGGCCACCGCCAGGACACTTATTGATGTGGAAACAGGTACTTTAACCTTAAGAGTGCAAGGAGAGTCAGTTGTATTCAAACTCTTTGAAGCTGTCAAGCGTCATTTCGAACCTGAAGAGTGTTTTCGTGTTGATGTTTTGGATGGGATTGTGCATGCAAACTTTGCCTCACGATCATCTAATGATGAGCTGTTAACTTGCCTCACCAACCATGATGCTACGTTATTTATGGAAGAAAATGTGGTGGACGTCATTGCTGCATTGGATAGTGCACCAATTCATAATCCAAGGTGGCGACATGTTTATGAAAGCCTTGGAGTGCCTAAGCAGCctctttttccttcaagtgagcAAGCTCCGAAGTTAGAACTCAAGCTACTTCCGAGCCACCTTAAGTATGCTCATCTCGGGGTGAACGAGACCTTGCCTGTTATTATTGTTGCTGATCTTAATGACACGGAGGAAGACAAATTACTAAGAGTTCTTCGCAAGTATCAAGATGCTCTGGGGTGGACACTTGCTGACATAAAGGGCATTAGTCCAGCTTTGTGCATGCATAGGATTTTTATGGAGGCTGGGACTAAACCAACTGTTGAAACTCAAAGACGTCTAAATCCGATCATGAAGGAAGTTGTGAGAGTTGAGGTGATGAAGTTACTCGATGCAGGTATCatttatccaatctcggatagcaaATGGGTGAGCCCGACTCAGGTGGTTCCAAAGAAAACTGGTattactgtggtgaagaatgataacaACGAGCTTGTGCCTACAAGGATGACCACCGGATGgcgaatgtgtgttgactatagAAAGCCCAATGACAGCACTAGAAAGGATCATTTTCCgctgccattcattgatcagatGCTCGAGAGACTAGCTGGTCATTCTTTCTATTGTTTCTTAGATGGTTATTCAgggtacaaccaaattccaattgcCCCTGAGGATCAAGAGAAGACAATGTTTACAtgcccttttggtacatttgcatacagacgaatgccatttggattgtgcAATGCCCTTGCCACTTTCCAACGATGCATGATGAGTATTTTTTCTGGAATGGTTGAAAATATTGTCGAggtttttatggatgacttttctgCTTTTGGTAATTCTTTTGATATATGTTTGGATAACTTGTCTTTGGTTTTGGAAAGATGCAGGGAGACTaatcttgtgttaaattgggagaaatgccattttatggttaagcaTGGCATTGTGCTAGGACATCTAATTTCAAGCAAAGGAATAGAGGTCGACAAGGCAAAGATTGAGGTGATCGtcaaattaccaccaccaacttCTGTGAAGAATGTGAGATCTTTCTTGGGACATGCTGGTTTTTATcgaagattcatcaaggatttttccaaaATTAGTCGTCCTCTTTGTAATTTACTTGCTAAAGATgcttgttttgattttaatgCAGACTGTCATGATgctttcaacaaattgaagaatCTTCTCACATCAGCCCCAATTATAACAGCTCCAGATTGGACCCTTCATTTTGAGCTCATGTGCGATGCTTCCGATTACGCTGTGGGTGCTGTTCTTGGTCAGCGACGTGACAAGCTCCCCCATGTTATATATTATGCCAGccgcactttgaatgatgctcagcTGAATTATGCCACTACagaaaaagaattacttgcaGTGGTATTTGCTCTTGAAAAGTTTCGATCGTACTTAGTTGGTGCTAAAGTCATTGTGTATTCTGATCATTCTGCTCTCAAGTACTTATTGTCTAAAAAAGAGGCCAAACCACGATTGCTTCGATGGGTCCTTCTCTTGCAAGAGTTTGATTTGGAGATTCTAGATAAAAAGGGACGTGAGAATGTTGTGGCGGATCATCTCTCGAGATTAGTAAATGCAAGCACTGATGAGGCAGATTCATTGCCCCTGCAAGAGAGCTTTCCAGACGAGCAACTTCTAGCGGTTACTCATCAAGTACCATGGTATGCTGACATCGCAAATTATTTGGCATCTGGAGAAATACCATCAGAGTTCAGCTACCAACAAAGGAAGAAGTTCCTCTCCACTGTAAAACACTACTTTTGGGATGAGCCATACCTTTTCAAGCATTGCCAAGATCAAATCATTCGTCGGTGTGTCCCCTTAGAAGAACAAGAAAGCATTTTGAAGTTTGCTCACCactatgcatgtggtggtcattTTGGACCAAGAAGGACAGCGCCAAGATCTTACAGAGTGGTTTCTTTTGGCCATCTTTATTCAAAGATGCATACCTATGCTGCCAGgcttgtgataagtgtcaaagaGTTAGAAATCTTTCTCAAAGAAATGAGATGCCCCAACAAAGTATTTTggtga